In a single window of the Prochlorococcus marinus str. AS9601 genome:
- a CDS encoding phosphoglycerate kinase — MSKLSLSSLDKTHLEGKKVLVRVDFNVPLNEDGQITDDTRIRAAIPTIEYLINHSAKVILAAHFGRPKGQVNEKMRLTPVAARLSELLGQNVALTNSCIGDEAVAQSNSLSNGDVLLLENVRFFGEEEKNDLEFAEKLASHADMYVNDAFGAAHRAHASTQGVTNYLSPSVAGFLLEKELKYLQGAVDSPNRPLAAIVGGSKVSSKIGVLDSLLDKCDKIMIGGGMIFTFYKARGLDVGKSLVEEDKLELAKDLEAKAKAKGVELLLPTDVVLADEFSPDANSKISQIDAISGNWMGLDIGPDSIKVFQNALAECKTIIWNGPMGVFEFDKFADGTNAIATTLADLSAFSEVCTIIGGGDSVAAVEKAGLAEKMSHISTGGGASLELLEGKTLPGVAALNDA; from the coding sequence ATGTCAAAATTATCTCTTTCCAGTCTTGATAAGACACATTTAGAAGGAAAAAAAGTTCTTGTAAGAGTAGATTTTAATGTTCCATTAAATGAAGACGGTCAAATAACCGACGATACGCGTATTCGTGCAGCGATCCCAACTATTGAATATCTTATTAATCATTCTGCAAAAGTCATTTTAGCTGCTCATTTTGGTAGACCGAAGGGTCAGGTAAATGAAAAAATGAGATTAACTCCAGTAGCAGCAAGATTAAGTGAATTGTTGGGGCAAAATGTTGCTCTTACTAACAGTTGTATTGGTGATGAAGCAGTTGCACAATCAAATAGCTTATCTAATGGAGATGTTCTTTTACTTGAGAATGTTCGTTTTTTTGGTGAAGAGGAGAAGAACGACCTGGAGTTTGCTGAAAAATTAGCATCACATGCAGATATGTATGTAAATGATGCTTTCGGTGCTGCTCATAGAGCGCATGCTTCAACTCAGGGTGTTACAAATTATTTAAGTCCCTCAGTAGCTGGATTCCTTTTAGAAAAAGAATTGAAATACCTACAAGGAGCAGTAGATTCCCCAAATCGTCCATTGGCAGCAATAGTTGGAGGGTCAAAGGTTAGTAGCAAAATAGGAGTACTTGATTCTTTACTAGATAAGTGTGACAAAATCATGATTGGTGGAGGTATGATTTTCACTTTTTATAAAGCTAGAGGTTTAGATGTCGGAAAGAGCCTTGTAGAAGAAGATAAACTCGAGCTTGCTAAAGATTTAGAAGCAAAAGCAAAAGCAAAAGGAGTAGAGTTATTATTACCCACTGATGTTGTTTTGGCTGATGAATTTTCTCCTGACGCCAATAGTAAAATATCTCAAATTGATGCAATTAGTGGGAATTGGATGGGTCTAGATATTGGTCCAGATTCTATTAAAGTTTTTCAGAATGCTCTTGCAGAATGTAAGACAATTATTTGGAATGGTCCAATGGGAGTTTTTGAATTTGATAAATTTGCAGATGGTACAAATGCAATAGCTACGACTCTTGCGGACTTAAGTGCTTTTTCTGAAGTTTGTACAATAATTGGTGGTGGAGATTCAGTTGCAGCAGTTGAAAAAGCAGGATTAGCTGAGAAAATGTCTCATATATCTACCGGAGGTGGGGCTAGTTTGGAACTTTTAGAAGGTAAAACTTTACCAGGTGTGGCTGCGTTAAACGACGCTTAG
- a CDS encoding DUF2062 domain-containing protein has translation MRFKRDITYKKILSLFRSQNGSPFFNAKGLAIGVFSGCFPFFGFQTLMGVFFAKIAKGNIVLAAIGTWISNPFTYIPLYYFNYKVGSIFLNNPSNKILEKSLVIDDLWKQGRIFSLKLLLGSSCVGILLALICGSIVFFIYKIKSKR, from the coding sequence ATGAGATTTAAAAGAGATATTACCTATAAGAAAATTCTATCATTATTTAGGAGTCAGAATGGAAGTCCTTTCTTTAATGCTAAAGGTTTAGCAATAGGGGTATTTAGTGGTTGCTTTCCATTTTTTGGTTTTCAGACTTTAATGGGAGTATTTTTTGCGAAAATAGCTAAGGGAAATATTGTTCTAGCTGCAATTGGTACCTGGATCAGTAACCCTTTTACTTATATTCCACTTTATTATTTTAACTATAAAGTTGGTTCGATTTTTTTAAATAATCCTTCTAATAAAATTCTTGAAAAAAGTTTAGTTATTGATGACTTATGGAAACAAGGTAGAATTTTTTCCTTAAAATTACTCTTAGGTTCATCTTGTGTAGGTATTTTATTAGCTTTGATTTGCGGCAGTATTGTTTTCTTTATCTACAAGATAAAAAGTAAAAGATAG
- a CDS encoding RelA/SpoT family protein, translating into MSEAAANSKEKNEIEVSKTILPENKKYESESLNYQINIPDWLLKDIHNFEKSNKENDQNQNLIVKAFKLAYKAHDGQFRASGEPYIIHPVAVANLLKEIGASSSVIAAGLLHDVVEDTGIDLSEIETNFGLEVKILVEGVTKLGGIHFNNRTEAQAENLRKMFLAMASDFRVVLVKLADRLHNMRTIEWLNDEKKLRIARETREIYAPLANRLGINRFKWELEDLAFKFLEPKEYLDLKDQIAVKRSDREKRLKVTLNLMKENLISAGLKNFEITGRPKHLYGIWSKMERQQKHFHEIYDVAALRIIVDNSDSCYRALAVVHDTFKPIPGRFKDYIGLPKPNGYQSLHTSVIGRHRPIEVQIRTTSMHQIAEYGIAAHWQYKEGGSPAKSNAERFNWLRQLVEWQQEGNERDHNDYLASIKEDLFDEEVFVITPKGDVVGLRKGSTAIDFAYRIHSEVGNHCNGIRINEKLSPLSTALQNGDFIEILTSNNATPSLDWLNFVVTPTAKNRIRQWYKKSHRDETIKRGRDLLEKEVGRNGFEALLSSEAMKKVANRCNLKTTEDLLASLGFGGLTLHQVLNRLREEIKLQTEDVKNDSDSEIAKSLKSNNNLSTNQSNTAAKSPISGIEGLDYRIGKCCSPLPGEDIIGTVSLGNHGITIHREDCENVIPIPIERRLPVGWNQDNKTGDNKFPIQLRIEVIDRVGVLKDILMRLSDKGINVSDANVKTAYGKPAIINLCVGLESYNQLHKTIEQIKSMADVLDIARVGQS; encoded by the coding sequence ATGTCCGAGGCAGCTGCAAATTCAAAAGAAAAAAACGAAATTGAAGTTTCCAAAACTATTTTGCCTGAAAATAAAAAATATGAAAGTGAATCTTTGAATTATCAAATAAACATTCCCGATTGGCTTCTTAAAGATATTCATAATTTTGAAAAATCAAATAAAGAAAATGATCAGAATCAAAACCTTATAGTAAAGGCTTTTAAACTTGCTTATAAAGCTCATGATGGACAATTCCGTGCGAGCGGCGAACCATACATTATCCACCCGGTTGCTGTTGCAAATCTCCTTAAAGAAATAGGCGCTAGTTCATCTGTTATTGCTGCAGGCCTTTTACATGATGTAGTTGAAGATACTGGCATTGATTTATCTGAAATAGAAACAAATTTTGGATTAGAAGTAAAAATACTTGTAGAGGGTGTAACAAAATTAGGCGGCATTCACTTTAACAATAGGACTGAAGCACAAGCTGAAAATCTTAGGAAAATGTTTTTGGCTATGGCCAGCGATTTCAGAGTTGTCTTAGTTAAACTTGCAGATCGACTTCATAACATGAGAACAATTGAATGGCTAAATGATGAGAAAAAACTAAGAATAGCGAGAGAAACAAGAGAGATTTATGCACCATTAGCTAATCGACTAGGAATAAACAGATTTAAATGGGAATTAGAAGATTTAGCTTTTAAATTCCTAGAGCCTAAAGAATATCTAGATCTTAAAGATCAAATCGCCGTTAAAAGAAGTGATAGAGAAAAAAGATTAAAAGTAACTTTGAATCTTATGAAGGAAAACTTGATTTCAGCGGGTTTGAAAAATTTTGAAATAACAGGAAGGCCAAAACATCTTTATGGCATCTGGAGCAAAATGGAAAGACAACAAAAGCATTTTCACGAGATTTATGATGTTGCTGCCCTAAGAATTATCGTGGACAATTCAGATAGTTGTTATAGAGCTTTAGCAGTTGTTCATGATACTTTCAAACCAATTCCAGGTAGATTTAAAGACTATATAGGATTACCAAAACCTAATGGATATCAGTCCTTACACACTTCTGTGATTGGAAGACATCGACCTATTGAAGTTCAAATTAGAACTACTTCGATGCATCAAATTGCTGAATATGGTATTGCCGCTCATTGGCAATATAAAGAGGGTGGTTCTCCTGCTAAAAGTAATGCCGAGAGATTTAATTGGCTAAGACAATTAGTAGAATGGCAACAAGAAGGTAATGAAAGGGATCATAATGATTATTTAGCTTCAATTAAAGAAGATTTATTTGATGAAGAAGTATTTGTAATCACTCCAAAAGGAGATGTTGTTGGTTTAAGGAAAGGATCTACCGCGATAGATTTCGCCTACAGAATCCATTCTGAAGTTGGAAACCACTGTAATGGAATAAGAATTAATGAAAAGCTTTCTCCATTATCTACAGCACTTCAAAATGGTGACTTCATAGAAATTTTAACAAGTAATAATGCTACTCCAAGCTTGGATTGGCTGAACTTTGTAGTTACGCCAACTGCTAAAAATAGAATTCGCCAATGGTATAAGAAAAGCCATCGTGATGAAACGATTAAAAGAGGTAGAGATTTACTTGAAAAAGAAGTAGGTAGAAACGGTTTTGAAGCATTACTTTCTAGTGAAGCCATGAAAAAAGTTGCAAATCGATGCAATTTAAAAACTACTGAAGACCTTCTTGCATCTCTTGGTTTTGGTGGTTTAACTTTGCATCAAGTATTAAACAGACTAAGAGAAGAAATAAAATTACAGACAGAAGATGTAAAAAATGATTCTGACTCTGAAATAGCAAAATCTCTTAAAAGTAATAATAATTTATCCACTAATCAATCTAATACAGCAGCTAAATCACCAATTTCCGGGATAGAAGGTCTTGATTACAGAATAGGTAAATGCTGTTCCCCACTCCCAGGCGAGGATATTATCGGAACTGTGTCGCTCGGCAACCATGGGATAACTATACATAGGGAAGATTGTGAAAATGTAATACCAATTCCAATAGAGAGAAGATTACCTGTCGGTTGGAATCAAGATAATAAAACTGGCGATAATAAGTTTCCAATTCAGCTACGAATAGAAGTAATTGATCGAGTTGGAGTTCTCAAAGATATTCTTATGCGGTTATCTGATAAAGGTATAAACGTTAGTGATGCCAATGTTAAAACTGCTTATGGTAAACCAGCTATTATAAATCTTTGTGTAGGTCTTGAAAGTTATAATCAACTTCACAAAACAATTGAACAAATTAAATCAATGGCAGATGTTTTAGATATTGCCAGAGTTGGACAAAGTTAA
- the murG gene encoding undecaprenyldiphospho-muramoylpentapeptide beta-N-acetylglucosaminyltransferase, producing MSKKNNLLVAASGTGGHIFPALAVSKEVEDEWNIHWLGIQQRLDANLIPQKYNLKTLNLKTPRKNIFLFYQYIKILMSTFQIIRILKEKKINLVFTTGGYISAPTIVASKILKIPIIIHESNVVPGMVTKYFGFLCNYVLLGFKETNSYLKNCKTIFTGTPLREQFYKFNFLPEWVPKGNGPLLIVMGGSQGAKAINQILYESLEFLIKKQFRIVHIVGESHLKTFHVKNSKNYIQKKFTNEIAALIQNCDLVISRSGAGTINELMEAEKPSILIPYPYSKNNHQEKNAMILAASGGSVLINQNNMSKEVFEETLERIFKIKSKKGKKNYEILDLMKKNMENNNKIKSKNEIKKYIDYFLKEF from the coding sequence ATGTCTAAAAAAAATAATTTATTAGTTGCAGCTAGTGGAACAGGAGGCCATATTTTTCCAGCTTTAGCAGTTTCTAAAGAGGTGGAAGATGAGTGGAATATTCATTGGTTGGGTATTCAGCAAAGACTTGATGCGAATTTGATTCCCCAAAAATATAATTTGAAGACTTTGAATTTAAAGACACCAAGAAAAAATATTTTTTTGTTTTATCAATATATAAAAATTTTAATGTCAACTTTCCAAATAATTAGGATCTTAAAAGAAAAAAAAATTAACTTGGTTTTTACGACTGGAGGTTATATATCTGCCCCTACTATTGTTGCTTCAAAAATTCTAAAGATACCTATCATTATTCATGAATCAAATGTAGTTCCAGGAATGGTCACGAAATATTTTGGTTTTTTATGTAACTATGTTCTTTTAGGATTTAAAGAAACAAATTCTTATTTAAAAAATTGTAAAACTATTTTCACTGGAACACCTTTAAGAGAGCAATTCTATAAATTTAATTTTTTGCCAGAATGGGTTCCAAAAGGAAATGGACCTCTTTTGATTGTTATGGGAGGTAGTCAAGGTGCAAAAGCTATAAATCAAATTCTTTATGAATCTCTAGAGTTTTTAATAAAAAAACAATTTCGGATAGTTCATATTGTTGGCGAATCTCATCTAAAAACTTTTCATGTAAAAAACTCCAAAAATTATATTCAAAAGAAATTTACTAATGAAATAGCAGCTTTAATTCAAAACTGTGATCTTGTAATATCGAGATCTGGTGCAGGAACAATCAATGAATTAATGGAGGCTGAAAAACCTTCAATTTTAATTCCATATCCATATTCTAAAAATAATCATCAGGAGAAAAATGCCATGATTCTTGCTGCAAGTGGAGGCTCAGTTTTAATCAATCAGAATAATATGTCTAAAGAAGTTTTTGAAGAAACTCTAGAAAGAATTTTTAAAATAAAATCAAAAAAGGGAAAAAAAAATTATGAAATATTAGATCTCATGAAGAAGAATATGGAAAACAATAATAAAATTAAATCTAAAAATGAGATTAAAAAGTATATTGATTATTTTTTAAAGGAATTCTGA
- a CDS encoding quinone-dependent dihydroorotate dehydrogenase — protein sequence MNEQKGGFKNLYKNLITPVLQKDSGIDAEYLTNLSLSLLSFSSRKYNWPIVSSILKNLNEEFSVVDKRLTQKICGINFCNPIGLAAGFDKNGNAANIWKDFGFGFAELGTVTKFAQDGNPKPRLFRLAEEEAALNRMGFNNNGAENLVKNFVEQGIEFKKNRENICLGINFGKSKITGLSQAKDDYLTSLKLLIPYCDYAAINVSSPNTEGLRKLQDPILLKELLREIKNLPNCPPLFVKIAPDLGLKDIEDICKLIIEENIDGIIATNTSIDRLGLENRKIKQTGLLLSQENGGLSGKPLQKKANQIIKHIHNIDKKIILIGVGGIDSPESAWERICSGASLIQLYTGWIYKGPQLVPDILEGIIKQLNNHQLSSIKDAIGSDLKWIE from the coding sequence ATGAATGAACAGAAGGGTGGATTTAAAAATCTTTATAAAAACTTGATTACCCCTGTATTACAAAAAGACTCTGGAATTGATGCAGAATACTTAACAAATTTATCTCTTAGTCTCCTATCATTCAGTTCAAGAAAATATAATTGGCCTATAGTATCTTCTATCTTAAAAAATCTAAATGAAGAATTTTCTGTAGTTGATAAAAGGTTAACTCAGAAGATATGTGGAATAAATTTTTGTAATCCAATTGGTTTAGCTGCGGGTTTTGACAAAAATGGAAATGCCGCAAATATATGGAAAGATTTTGGTTTTGGATTTGCTGAGCTTGGAACAGTAACTAAATTTGCTCAGGATGGAAATCCCAAACCAAGGTTATTTAGATTGGCAGAAGAAGAAGCAGCATTAAATAGAATGGGTTTCAATAATAATGGTGCTGAAAATCTAGTTAAAAACTTTGTCGAACAAGGTATTGAGTTTAAAAAAAACAGGGAGAATATTTGTTTAGGGATAAATTTCGGGAAGTCAAAAATTACAGGTTTATCTCAAGCAAAAGATGATTATTTAACTTCTCTAAAATTATTAATTCCATATTGTGATTACGCAGCAATAAACGTTAGTTCTCCAAATACTGAAGGACTAAGAAAATTACAAGATCCAATTCTTCTAAAAGAACTTCTTAGAGAAATTAAAAACTTACCTAATTGTCCACCATTATTTGTAAAAATTGCACCAGATTTAGGCCTTAAAGATATTGAAGATATTTGCAAATTAATAATCGAGGAGAACATCGATGGAATAATTGCTACAAATACCAGCATTGATAGATTAGGTCTTGAAAATAGAAAAATCAAGCAAACTGGATTATTACTCTCTCAAGAGAATGGAGGATTAAGTGGAAAGCCGCTCCAAAAAAAAGCAAATCAAATAATAAAACATATACATAATATTGATAAAAAGATTATTTTAATTGGGGTTGGTGGAATAGATAGTCCTGAGTCAGCTTGGGAAAGAATTTGTTCTGGAGCATCATTAATTCAACTTTATACAGGATGGATATATAAGGGTCCACAATTAGTACCAGATATACTTGAGGGAATTATAAAGCAACTCAATAACCATCAATTATCTAGTATAAAAGATGCAATTGGATCAGATTTAAAATGGATTGAATAA
- a CDS encoding pyridoxal phosphate-dependent aminotransferase: MQGSNLKHGGNVYAIAKKLNLLPSEIIDASASLVPFDPPQILIDSINAEIKNLGFRYYPERNLSDLKEIIGKFHEINPDNVLPGNGASELITWAGYEASKFGISCIPSPSFVDYERSLNCWNSNFINCELPKNWSDIFPQSFPLHPKGDVLWITNPHNPTGQLWEKNSLEEVVKKYKLVICDEAFLSITPNGDKESLIPLTKRFDNLLVLRSLTKIFNIPGLRLGYVIGSSKKLKQWEINRDPWPLNSFSIKAGIDLLSNKKFYEQWTKQIHSWINIEKKRVFEKLLKIENLKIHNSSTNFFLIESETSLSPNIKYLENKGILLRECTSFRFLDEKWARISLQNRKNNTLLCEEIQNSFKK, translated from the coding sequence ATGCAAGGATCAAACTTGAAGCACGGTGGAAATGTATATGCAATTGCGAAAAAATTAAATTTATTACCCTCCGAAATCATTGATGCTAGTGCATCATTAGTACCCTTTGATCCACCTCAAATACTCATAGATTCAATAAATGCCGAAATTAAGAATCTTGGCTTTAGATATTACCCAGAAAGAAACTTAAGTGATCTGAAAGAAATAATCGGCAAATTTCATGAGATAAATCCAGATAATGTATTGCCTGGGAATGGAGCTTCTGAATTAATAACCTGGGCAGGTTATGAAGCATCCAAATTCGGAATCAGTTGTATTCCTTCTCCATCATTTGTTGATTATGAAAGATCTTTAAATTGTTGGAATAGCAATTTTATAAATTGCGAATTACCAAAAAACTGGAGTGATATTTTTCCTCAATCATTTCCGCTTCATCCAAAAGGTGATGTTCTTTGGATAACAAATCCACATAACCCTACCGGCCAATTATGGGAAAAGAATTCATTGGAGGAAGTTGTAAAAAAATATAAATTAGTTATCTGCGATGAAGCTTTTTTATCCATAACACCTAATGGAGACAAAGAATCTTTAATACCATTAACCAAAAGATTTGATAATTTATTAGTCTTGAGAAGCTTGACCAAAATCTTCAATATTCCTGGACTTAGATTAGGTTACGTTATTGGCTCATCGAAAAAACTTAAACAATGGGAAATAAATAGAGATCCTTGGCCTTTAAATTCATTTTCTATTAAAGCCGGGATTGATCTACTAAGTAATAAGAAATTCTATGAACAGTGGACAAAACAGATTCACAGCTGGATAAATATTGAAAAAAAGAGAGTATTTGAAAAATTATTAAAAATAGAGAACCTTAAAATTCATAACTCTTCAACCAACTTTTTTTTAATAGAAAGTGAAACATCCTTGTCGCCAAATATAAAATACTTAGAAAATAAGGGAATATTGCTTAGAGAATGCACTTCATTTAGATTTCTTGACGAAAAGTGGGCAAGAATAAGTCTACAGAATAGAAAAAATAACACTCTTTTATGTGAAGAAATTCAGAATTCCTTTAAAAAATAA
- a CDS encoding ABC transporter ATP-binding protein, translating to MEKNKEKIIVVKNLIVKYGLKQQPIIKNFNLEIDSGDHLAIIGPSGCGKTTFAKTLVNILPAKASSQGYLSISNVDPRKINNKDAQLFRRKNFGFIYQDSIKKLNPLMRVGDHLYELFKTHDQTKSSLAIKKLVREVFQKVGIEESRLDSFPHQFSGGMRQRVSIAMALALKPKLLIADEPTTSLDTKTSFEIMQEIIHLCNEFDTTLILISHDINLAAKWCRKVAIIEKGSIVEKGNILDIFQSPKSDIGKKLVNASKIVLEPNTKNNARNQVVLEVNNLRHWYKLNSSIFINKWNKALNEVSFKLYENETLGIVGSSGSGKSTLCRALIGLLKVRGGEIKIYDKNHASKKNKSFKKNNKVQIIFQDPFSSLNPKMTIKSILEDIFFIQKISDKRKIEKEIKLMFRNLNLPLNNDFFNSYPSQLSGGQLQRISLARALLLKPKILICDESVNMLDASVKIEILELLRVLQEKMNLTIIFITHDLGIAKRFCDRLLVMNHGKIVDEGESSTIFTKTQNTYTKSLLNSSLNLI from the coding sequence ATGGAAAAAAATAAAGAAAAAATTATTGTAGTTAAAAATCTTATTGTTAAATATGGTCTAAAACAGCAACCTATTATCAAAAATTTTAATTTGGAAATAGATAGTGGAGATCATTTGGCCATAATAGGACCTTCTGGATGTGGAAAGACCACTTTTGCAAAAACATTAGTAAATATATTGCCTGCAAAGGCCTCTTCTCAAGGGTATCTATCGATTTCTAATGTAGATCCTAGGAAAATAAACAACAAAGATGCACAATTATTTAGAAGAAAGAATTTTGGATTTATTTATCAAGACTCTATAAAAAAACTTAATCCGCTAATGAGAGTTGGGGATCATTTATATGAATTATTTAAAACACATGATCAAACTAAATCATCTTTAGCTATTAAAAAATTAGTAAGAGAAGTTTTTCAAAAAGTCGGAATTGAAGAAAGTAGACTTGATTCTTTCCCACATCAATTTAGCGGCGGAATGAGACAGAGAGTTTCTATAGCAATGGCACTTGCTTTGAAACCTAAATTATTAATAGCTGATGAACCTACAACAAGCTTAGATACCAAAACAAGTTTTGAAATTATGCAAGAAATAATTCATCTATGTAATGAATTTGATACAACTTTAATTCTAATTAGTCATGATATTAATCTTGCAGCAAAGTGGTGTAGAAAAGTTGCAATAATTGAAAAGGGATCGATTGTTGAAAAGGGGAATATATTAGATATTTTTCAATCACCAAAATCAGATATCGGGAAAAAGTTAGTAAATGCTTCAAAAATAGTATTAGAACCAAATACTAAAAATAATGCTCGAAATCAGGTCGTTCTTGAGGTAAATAACCTTAGACATTGGTATAAATTAAATTCTTCAATTTTCATTAATAAATGGAATAAGGCTTTAAATGAAGTTAGTTTCAAGTTATATGAGAATGAGACTCTTGGAATAGTTGGTTCTTCAGGGAGTGGTAAAAGTACATTATGTAGGGCTTTAATTGGACTTCTTAAAGTAAGAGGTGGTGAAATCAAAATTTATGATAAAAATCATGCATCGAAAAAAAATAAATCTTTTAAAAAGAACAATAAAGTGCAAATTATTTTTCAAGATCCTTTTTCAAGTTTGAACCCGAAAATGACAATTAAAAGTATTTTGGAAGATATATTTTTTATTCAAAAAATTTCAGATAAAAGAAAAATCGAAAAAGAAATAAAATTAATGTTTAGAAATTTGAATCTTCCCTTAAATAATGATTTTTTTAATTCTTATCCTAGCCAATTATCTGGTGGTCAATTGCAAAGAATTTCATTAGCCAGAGCGCTATTGTTGAAACCAAAAATTTTGATTTGTGATGAGAGCGTTAATATGTTGGATGCTTCAGTAAAAATAGAGATTCTTGAATTACTTAGAGTCTTGCAAGAAAAAATGAATTTAACGATTATCTTTATTACTCATGATTTGGGCATTGCTAAAAGATTTTGTGATAGGTTGCTAGTTATGAATCACGGAAAGATAGTTGATGAAGGAGAAAGTTCCACAATATTCACTAAAACTCAAAACACGTATACAAAATCGCTTCTAAATTCCTCTTTGAATCTTATTTAA
- the ylqF gene encoding ribosome biogenesis GTPase YlqF, whose amino-acid sequence MDIPKIQWYPGHIAKAEKKLSEVINKVDLVIEVRDARIPLSTGHPHLNKWINNKKHILVINRSDMISPNTINSWNKWFNSKDQYPLWCDAKRGIGIKEICKSAKDSRSSIDDRRLSRGMRIRPIRALTLGFPNVGKSALINRIAKKRVVDSARKAGVTRNLRWIKLESGIDLLDAPGVIPPNLEDQKSALNLALCDDIGEAAYEIESVAIGFIKIISTLNKDKNANISVKQISNRYGVDITKGFKSPSAWIDEAASKHTSGDKRRMSHKLLEDYRNQMLGKIALEVPLWN is encoded by the coding sequence GTGGACATACCCAAAATCCAATGGTACCCAGGCCATATCGCAAAAGCAGAAAAGAAATTATCTGAAGTTATCAATAAAGTAGATTTAGTTATAGAAGTGAGAGATGCACGAATTCCTTTGTCAACAGGACATCCACACTTAAATAAATGGATAAATAATAAAAAACATATTCTGGTCATTAACAGATCAGATATGATCTCCCCGAATACAATCAATAGTTGGAATAAATGGTTTAATTCTAAAGATCAATATCCTCTTTGGTGTGATGCTAAAAGAGGAATAGGGATTAAAGAAATTTGTAAGTCAGCCAAAGATTCTAGGTCGTCAATCGACGATAGAAGACTCTCTAGAGGAATGCGAATTAGGCCAATTAGAGCCCTTACACTTGGTTTTCCAAACGTAGGAAAGTCGGCATTAATTAATAGAATCGCAAAAAAAAGAGTTGTAGATAGCGCTAGGAAAGCAGGCGTGACTCGTAATTTAAGATGGATAAAATTAGAAAGTGGTATAGATCTGCTAGATGCTCCTGGTGTTATACCTCCAAATTTAGAAGATCAAAAATCAGCACTTAATCTTGCACTGTGTGACGATATTGGAGAAGCTGCTTATGAAATAGAGAGTGTCGCAATTGGATTTATCAAAATTATATCCACTCTCAACAAAGATAAGAATGCGAATATCTCAGTTAAACAAATATCTAATAGATATGGAGTTGATATTACTAAAGGCTTTAAGAGTCCTTCTGCTTGGATCGACGAAGCAGCTTCAAAACATACCTCTGGCGATAAAAGGAGAATGTCTCATAAGTTATTGGAAGATTATAGAAATCAAATGCTGGGTAAAATTGCTTTAGAAGTCCCACTATGGAATTAA
- a CDS encoding RluA family pseudouridine synthase produces MELNNQNSFGIGEGELIEIIYELPLPMRLDRWLVSKRPEQSRARIQHFINSGLVLVNYKTAKAKTPLKNGDNIQIWMPPPEPLIYLKPEKMDLNILFEDEHIIVINKQSGLIVHPAPGHKSGTLVNGLLFHCKDLPGINGKLRPGIVHRLDKDTSGCMVVAKSQEALVNLQKQIKEKIASREYIAVIHGAPNSEEGQIVGNIGRDKLNRLKYKVVEETSGRYACTYWKLEERFGNYSLMSFKLDTGRTHQIRVHCAHINHPIVGDPLYGRCKKLPCKLDGQALHAIKLGLIHPINGKEMIFESELPLDFQKLLSVLKIK; encoded by the coding sequence ATGGAATTAAATAATCAAAATTCTTTCGGCATTGGAGAAGGTGAGCTTATAGAAATTATTTATGAGCTACCTCTTCCTATGAGGCTAGACAGATGGTTGGTAAGTAAAAGGCCAGAACAAAGTAGAGCAAGAATTCAACATTTTATAAATTCAGGTTTAGTACTTGTAAACTATAAGACTGCGAAAGCAAAGACCCCATTAAAAAATGGCGACAATATTCAAATATGGATGCCTCCTCCAGAACCTCTTATTTATTTGAAACCTGAAAAAATGGATTTAAATATCCTTTTTGAAGACGAGCACATCATAGTAATTAATAAACAATCAGGACTAATTGTTCATCCAGCCCCTGGACACAAATCTGGAACTTTAGTGAATGGATTACTTTTTCACTGTAAAGATCTACCTGGAATTAATGGGAAATTAAGACCTGGGATTGTTCACAGATTAGATAAAGATACCTCCGGATGTATGGTTGTTGCAAAAAGCCAAGAGGCATTAGTAAATCTCCAGAAACAAATTAAAGAAAAAATAGCATCACGCGAATATATTGCAGTAATTCATGGAGCACCGAATTCTGAAGAAGGCCAAATAGTGGGAAACATTGGCAGAGATAAATTAAATAGATTGAAATATAAAGTAGTTGAAGAAACTTCAGGAAGGTATGCCTGTACCTATTGGAAATTAGAAGAAAGATTTGGCAATTACTCATTAATGAGTTTCAAGCTAGATACGGGGCGAACGCATCAAATAAGAGTACATTGCGCTCACATTAATCATCCAATTGTGGGTGATCCGTTATATGGAAGATGTAAAAAACTACCATGTAAATTAGATGGCCAAGCTTTACACGCCATTAAGCTTGGACTTATACATCCAATAAATGGTAAAGAAATGATATTTGAATCAGAATTACCATTAGATTTTCAAAAATTACTAAGTGTTCTTAAAATTAAATAA